A single window of Eriocheir sinensis breed Jianghai 21 unplaced genomic scaffold, ASM2467909v1 Scaffold509, whole genome shotgun sequence DNA harbors:
- the LOC126992843 gene encoding uncharacterized protein LOC126992843 yields MPEDCCERGVASFRGPTFTSHEPTLWFTILEVNFKPHRITTSLTKFSHATALIPLDVLSQVSDTISKAASSDTPYEDLKAAILSRLEPSVTTRLQEMLSKEELGNEKPSDLLRRMKRLLGEKYESFDKEVFSHLFYQRLPPHIQQGLFTVKNTLSLEGLAKLADDFLASSPAAPQPTVSSVADTTGVQQLAALVSQLSLEVSALKEEVRGRPRRRSPSPHPHRRRSRSDSRPRRTPGVCYYHNRFGRDARKCTSPCTFQDSLNSPGGH; encoded by the coding sequence ATGCCTGAGGACTGTTGCGAGCGGGGCGTGGCCAGCTTCCGCGGCCCTACCTTCACGAGCCACGAACCAACGCTCTGGTTCACTATCCTTGAAGTTAACTTCAAGCCTCACCGCATCACCACCAGCCTCACCAAGTTTAGCCACGCCACCGCACTCATTCCCCTAGACGTCCTCTCGCAGGTTTCCGATACCATCTCCAAAGCTGCCTCCTCCGACACTCCATACGAGGACCTCAAAGCTGCCATCCTATCCCGCCTGGAGCCTTCCGTCACCACTCGGCTTCAGGAAATGCTATCCAAGGAGGAACTCGGGAACGAGAAGCCCTCGGACCTGCTACGACGCATGAAGAGGCTCCTCGGCGAAAAATATGAGTCCTTTGATAAGGAGGTCTTCAGTCACCTCTTCTATCAACGCCTACCACCACACATCCAGCAGGGCCTCTTCACCGTTAAGAACACGCTTTCACTGGAGGGCCTCGCCAAGCTGGCGGACGACTTTCTAGCCTCCTCCCCGGCTGCACCCCAGCCAACGGTCTCCAGCGTCGCCGACACCACCGGGGTCCAGCAGCTCGCAGCCCTCGTCTCCCAGCTCTCTCTGGAGGTCAGCGCCCTTAAGGAGGAGGTCCGTGGCCGCCCTCGCCGACGctccccatcaccccacccccaccgccgccgctccCGATCTGACAGCAGGCCTAGACGCACGCCTGGCGTCTGCTACTATCACAACAGATTCGGCCGAGACGCCCGGAAGTGTACGTCTCCCTGCACCTTCCAGGACTCTTTAAACAGTCCCGGCGGACACTAA